Proteins encoded within one genomic window of Carassius auratus strain Wakin unplaced genomic scaffold, ASM336829v1 scaf_tig00011294, whole genome shotgun sequence:
- the LOC113073057 gene encoding semaphorin-3D-like isoform X1, with translation MKSAEEPDKQRQRSRHQCLQMGWFSSFWWCTFVMLFFYLPEVKSMKESMPRVKLSYKELIHSRSVVPFVGSSEGLRFQTVLLDEEKSRLLLGAKDHIYLLDPDNINKHPKKLSWPAPRDRVDMCILAGKNPLTECANFIRVLHIYNRTHVYTCGTGAFHPTCAFLEVKGHKEDTWLHIHSNTVESGRMKCPFDPLQPFASVLTDQYLYAGTTSDFLGKDSTFSRSLGPPPDQHYIRTDISEDYWINEGKFISAYPIADTYNPDDDKIYFFFREASRDGSTTDKTVLSRVARICQNDVGGLRSLTNKWTTFLKARLVCSIPGPDGVDTHFDELQDIFLLPRRDERNPMVYGVFTTTSSIFRGSAVCVYNMEDIRAVFNGPYAHKEGPDHRWVEYEGRIPYPRPGTCPSQTYDPHIKTTKDFPDEVISFIRLHPLMYHFVHPMTGRPIFTRVNTEYRLTQIVVDRVAAEDGQYAVMFLGTDMGSVLKVVSITQENWYTEEIILEELQVFKSPSPILNMEISSKQQQLFVGGSDGLVQVSLHRCHIYGQGCAECCLARDPYCAWDGIQCSRYIPASKSSYRRARRQDIKHGDPSSNCWDTEDVLGRNVEEKVLYGVESNSSFLECVSQSQQALVRWFVLKPGADHRQEIKPDERVLITERGLLIRWLQRSDAGSYFCTSQEHSFTRTLLHLSLHILDRGQIHAHQPAIRESSENPSMTEPRQRYKDYVRMLSDPVRSLDEYCETLWHKEKKQKQKGKWKHVQELRKSRNRRHH, from the exons ATGAAGTCTGCCGAGGAACcagacaaacagagacagaggagcaGACACCAGTGTCTCCAGATGGGGTGGTTCTCCAGTTTCTGGTGGTGTACATTCGTGATGCTCTTCTTTTATCTGCCAGAGGTGAAGTCTATGAAGGAGAGCATGCCAAGAGTTAAACTCAGCTACAAAG AGCTGATTCATTCTCGAAGTGTGGTGCCGTTTGTGGGTTCCAGCGAGGGACTGCGGTTTCAGACAGTCCTATTGGATGAAGAAAAAAGCAGATTACTGCTGGGAGCCAAAGACCACATCTACCTACTGGACCCAGACAACATCAATAAACACCCCAAAAAG CTGAGCTGGCCAGCTCCAAGAGACAGGGTGGATATGTGTATACTGGCTGGCAAAAACCCTCTC ACCGAATGTGCTAATTTCATTCGAGTTTTGCACATCTATAACCGGACCCATGTCTACACCTGTGGAACTGGAGCATTCCACCCCACCTGTGCTTTTTTAGAAGTCAAAGGTCACAAAGAG GACACCTGGTTGCACATTCACAGCAACACTGTGGAATCCGGCCGAATGAAATGTCCTTTTGACCCACTCCAGCCTTTTGCTTCAGTACTCACAG ATCAGTATCTCTATGCTGGCACAACGTCTGATTTCCTGGGCAAGGACAGCACGTTTAGTCGCTCTCTTGGCCCGCCCCCGGATCAGCATTACATTCGCACAGACATCTCTGAGGACTACTGGATCAATG AGGGCAAGTTTATTTCCGCTTATCCCATCGCGGACACATACAACCCTGACGATGACAAGATTTACTTCTTTTTCCGCGAAGCGTCTCGTGATGGGAGCACTACGGACAAGACTGTGCTGTCTCGTGTCGCCCGGATCTGCCAG AATGATGTTGGAGGTTTGAGAAGTCTTACCAACAAGTGGACAACATTCCTCAAAGCAAGACTTGTGTGCTCCATTCCTGGACCAGATGGGGTGGACACACACTTTGATGAGTTAC aggaCATCTTTCTCCTCCCTAGAAGAGATGAAAGAAATCCAATGGTGTACGGCGTGTTCACCACCACCAG TTCCATCTTTAGAGGATCAGCAGTTTGTGTCTATAACATGGAAGACATCCGTGCTGTGTTTAATGGACCGTATGCTCATAAAGAGGGACCGGACCATCGCTGGGTGGAATATGAAGGCAGAATCCCCTACCCACGACCAGGCACT TGCCCCAGTCAGACATATGATCCTCATATAAAAACGACAAAAGATTTTCCAGATGAAGTCATCAGTTTTATACGGCTGCACCCGCTAATGTACCATTTTGTGCACCCAATGACGGGCCGACCAATTTTCACTCGTGTCAATACGGAGTACCGGCTCACTCAGATTGTAGTGGACCGCGTGGCAGCTGAAGACGGACAGTATGCTGTTATGTTCCTGGGCACAG ATATGGGATCAGTTTTAAAGGTTGTCAGCATCACTCAAGAAAACTGGTACACAGAGGAGATCATCTTAGAGGAGCTTCAGGTGTTCAAG AGTCCCTCACCAATCCTCAACATGGAAATCTCCTCAAAACAG cagcagCTGTTTGTTGGAGGAAGCGACGGGTTGGTGCAGGTGTCCCTGCACAGGTGTCATATTTATGGGCAGGGCTGTGCAGAATGCTGCCTGGCTAGAGACCCCTACTGTGCTTGGGACGGCATCCAGTGCTCCAGATACATTCCAGCTTCCaagag TTCTTACAGGAGGGCCAGAAGGCAAGATATCAAGCATGGAGACCCATCCAGCAATTGTTGGGACACAGAGGATG TGTTGGGGAGGAATGTTGAGGAGAAGGTGTTGTATGGCGTAGAGAGTAACTCCTCTTTTCTCGAGTGTGTTTCACAATCCCAGCAGGCATTGGTCCGCTGGTTCGTACTGAAGCCAGGAGCGGACCACCGTCAAGAG ATCAAACCGGACGAGCGTGTGCTGATAACCGAGCGTGGTTTGCTGATTCGTTGGCTCCAGCGTAGTGATGCAGGTTCATACTTCTGCACCTCCCAGGAGCACAGCTTCACCCGTACCCTCCTCCACCTCTCTCTTCACATACTGGACCGTGGACAGATCCACGCACACCAACCTGCTATACGGGAATCATCAGAAAATCCGTCCATGACAGAACCCCGCCAGCGCTATAAGGACTACGTGCGCATGTTGAGCGACCCCGTGCGTTCTCTGGATGAGTACTGCGAAACGCTTTGGCACAAAGAGAAGAAGCAAAAACAGAAGGGCAAATGGAAACACGTTCAAGAGCTCCGCAAGAGCAGGAACCGACGCCACCACTAG
- the LOC113073057 gene encoding semaphorin-3D-like isoform X2 — protein sequence MKSAEEPDKQRQRSRHQCLQMGWFSSFWWCTFVMLFFYLPEVKSMKESMPRVKLSYKELIHSRSVVPFVGSSEGLRFQTVLLDEEKSRLLLGAKDHIYLLDPDNINKHPKKLSWPAPRDRVDMCILAGKNPLTECANFIRVLHIYNRTHVYTCGTGAFHPTCAFLEVKGHKEDTWLHIHSNTVESGRMKCPFDPLQPFASVLTDQYLYAGTTSDFLGKDSTFSRSLGPPPDQHYIRTDISEDYWINEGKFISAYPIADTYNPDDDKIYFFFREASRDGSTTDKTVLSRVARICQNDVGGLRSLTNKWTTFLKARLVCSIPGPDGVDTHFDELQDIFLLPRRDERNPMVYGVFTTTSSIFRGSAVCVYNMEDIRAVFNGPYAHKEGPDHRWVEYEGRIPYPRPGTCPSQTYDPHIKTTKDFPDEVISFIRLHPLMYHFVHPMTGRPIFTRVNTEYRLTQIVVDRVAAEDGQYAVMFLGTDMGSVLKVVSITQENWYTEEIILEELQVFKSPSPILNMEISSKQQQLFVGGSDGLVQVSLHRCHIYGQGCAECCLARDPYCAWDGIQCSRYIPASKRRARRQDIKHGDPSSNCWDTEDVLGRNVEEKVLYGVESNSSFLECVSQSQQALVRWFVLKPGADHRQEIKPDERVLITERGLLIRWLQRSDAGSYFCTSQEHSFTRTLLHLSLHILDRGQIHAHQPAIRESSENPSMTEPRQRYKDYVRMLSDPVRSLDEYCETLWHKEKKQKQKGKWKHVQELRKSRNRRHH from the exons ATGAAGTCTGCCGAGGAACcagacaaacagagacagaggagcaGACACCAGTGTCTCCAGATGGGGTGGTTCTCCAGTTTCTGGTGGTGTACATTCGTGATGCTCTTCTTTTATCTGCCAGAGGTGAAGTCTATGAAGGAGAGCATGCCAAGAGTTAAACTCAGCTACAAAG AGCTGATTCATTCTCGAAGTGTGGTGCCGTTTGTGGGTTCCAGCGAGGGACTGCGGTTTCAGACAGTCCTATTGGATGAAGAAAAAAGCAGATTACTGCTGGGAGCCAAAGACCACATCTACCTACTGGACCCAGACAACATCAATAAACACCCCAAAAAG CTGAGCTGGCCAGCTCCAAGAGACAGGGTGGATATGTGTATACTGGCTGGCAAAAACCCTCTC ACCGAATGTGCTAATTTCATTCGAGTTTTGCACATCTATAACCGGACCCATGTCTACACCTGTGGAACTGGAGCATTCCACCCCACCTGTGCTTTTTTAGAAGTCAAAGGTCACAAAGAG GACACCTGGTTGCACATTCACAGCAACACTGTGGAATCCGGCCGAATGAAATGTCCTTTTGACCCACTCCAGCCTTTTGCTTCAGTACTCACAG ATCAGTATCTCTATGCTGGCACAACGTCTGATTTCCTGGGCAAGGACAGCACGTTTAGTCGCTCTCTTGGCCCGCCCCCGGATCAGCATTACATTCGCACAGACATCTCTGAGGACTACTGGATCAATG AGGGCAAGTTTATTTCCGCTTATCCCATCGCGGACACATACAACCCTGACGATGACAAGATTTACTTCTTTTTCCGCGAAGCGTCTCGTGATGGGAGCACTACGGACAAGACTGTGCTGTCTCGTGTCGCCCGGATCTGCCAG AATGATGTTGGAGGTTTGAGAAGTCTTACCAACAAGTGGACAACATTCCTCAAAGCAAGACTTGTGTGCTCCATTCCTGGACCAGATGGGGTGGACACACACTTTGATGAGTTAC aggaCATCTTTCTCCTCCCTAGAAGAGATGAAAGAAATCCAATGGTGTACGGCGTGTTCACCACCACCAG TTCCATCTTTAGAGGATCAGCAGTTTGTGTCTATAACATGGAAGACATCCGTGCTGTGTTTAATGGACCGTATGCTCATAAAGAGGGACCGGACCATCGCTGGGTGGAATATGAAGGCAGAATCCCCTACCCACGACCAGGCACT TGCCCCAGTCAGACATATGATCCTCATATAAAAACGACAAAAGATTTTCCAGATGAAGTCATCAGTTTTATACGGCTGCACCCGCTAATGTACCATTTTGTGCACCCAATGACGGGCCGACCAATTTTCACTCGTGTCAATACGGAGTACCGGCTCACTCAGATTGTAGTGGACCGCGTGGCAGCTGAAGACGGACAGTATGCTGTTATGTTCCTGGGCACAG ATATGGGATCAGTTTTAAAGGTTGTCAGCATCACTCAAGAAAACTGGTACACAGAGGAGATCATCTTAGAGGAGCTTCAGGTGTTCAAG AGTCCCTCACCAATCCTCAACATGGAAATCTCCTCAAAACAG cagcagCTGTTTGTTGGAGGAAGCGACGGGTTGGTGCAGGTGTCCCTGCACAGGTGTCATATTTATGGGCAGGGCTGTGCAGAATGCTGCCTGGCTAGAGACCCCTACTGTGCTTGGGACGGCATCCAGTGCTCCAGATACATTCCAGCTTCCaagag GAGGGCCAGAAGGCAAGATATCAAGCATGGAGACCCATCCAGCAATTGTTGGGACACAGAGGATG TGTTGGGGAGGAATGTTGAGGAGAAGGTGTTGTATGGCGTAGAGAGTAACTCCTCTTTTCTCGAGTGTGTTTCACAATCCCAGCAGGCATTGGTCCGCTGGTTCGTACTGAAGCCAGGAGCGGACCACCGTCAAGAG ATCAAACCGGACGAGCGTGTGCTGATAACCGAGCGTGGTTTGCTGATTCGTTGGCTCCAGCGTAGTGATGCAGGTTCATACTTCTGCACCTCCCAGGAGCACAGCTTCACCCGTACCCTCCTCCACCTCTCTCTTCACATACTGGACCGTGGACAGATCCACGCACACCAACCTGCTATACGGGAATCATCAGAAAATCCGTCCATGACAGAACCCCGCCAGCGCTATAAGGACTACGTGCGCATGTTGAGCGACCCCGTGCGTTCTCTGGATGAGTACTGCGAAACGCTTTGGCACAAAGAGAAGAAGCAAAAACAGAAGGGCAAATGGAAACACGTTCAAGAGCTCCGCAAGAGCAGGAACCGACGCCACCACTAG